The following proteins are co-located in the Trichormus variabilis 0441 genome:
- a CDS encoding YceD family protein, producing the protein MDAIFIPQLTKAPERTEEVQVKEFLPGLETLTPVRGLVRVQHYGNYLQVSAKAEAIITCTCNRCLQQYNQRLAVDTQEVIWLDEAVEQEQNLPLEREVAMEDLLETLSPNGYFYPSEWLYEQMCLALPQRQLCDINCPGILTDNSAESSDQGIDNRWSGLKALKKHLPG; encoded by the coding sequence ATGGACGCAATCTTTATTCCGCAGCTAACTAAAGCCCCGGAGCGGACAGAGGAAGTTCAAGTTAAAGAGTTTCTGCCAGGGTTGGAGACTTTGACACCTGTACGTGGCCTTGTCCGCGTGCAGCATTATGGTAATTACCTGCAAGTCTCGGCTAAGGCAGAAGCAATTATTACTTGCACCTGCAATCGCTGCTTACAGCAGTACAATCAGCGTTTAGCTGTAGATACTCAAGAAGTTATTTGGTTGGATGAGGCTGTCGAGCAAGAGCAAAACTTACCCTTAGAACGGGAAGTAGCGATGGAAGATTTGCTAGAAACCTTATCGCCTAATGGTTATTTTTATCCCAGCGAATGGTTGTATGAACAAATGTGTTTAGCGTTGCCACAACGTCAATTATGTGACATTAATTGTCCGGGCATTTTAACTGATAATAGCGCTGAAAGTTCAGATCAAGGAATTGATAATCGTTGGTCTGGTTTGAAGGCACTGAAAAAACATTTACCTGGATAA
- the petB gene encoding cytochrome b6, producing the protein MANVYDWFEERLEIQAIAEDVTSKYVPPHVNIFYCLGGITLVCFLIQFATGFAMTFYYKPTVAEAYSSVQYIMNEVNFGWLIRSIHRWSASMMVLMMILHVFRVYLTGGFKKPRELTWVSGVILAVITVSFGVTGYSLPWDQVGYWAVKIVSGVPEAIPVVGVLISDLLRGGSSVGQATLTRYYSAHTFVLPWLIAVFMLFHFLMIRKQGISGPL; encoded by the coding sequence ATGGCCAACGTTTACGACTGGTTTGAGGAACGCTTAGAGATCCAAGCAATTGCTGAAGATGTCACAAGCAAATACGTCCCTCCCCACGTCAACATCTTCTACTGCTTGGGTGGTATTACCCTAGTTTGCTTTCTAATCCAGTTTGCCACTGGATTCGCTATGACGTTCTATTACAAGCCAACAGTTGCTGAAGCTTACTCCTCCGTTCAATACATTATGAACGAGGTGAACTTCGGTTGGTTAATTCGCTCCATTCATCGCTGGTCTGCCAGCATGATGGTGTTGATGATGATTCTGCACGTCTTCCGCGTCTACCTAACTGGTGGTTTCAAAAAGCCCCGTGAATTAACCTGGGTAAGTGGTGTGATCCTCGCTGTCATCACCGTTTCTTTCGGTGTTACAGGCTATTCTCTACCTTGGGATCAAGTAGGTTACTGGGCTGTGAAAATCGTTAGTGGTGTACCAGAAGCGATTCCTGTAGTCGGTGTACTCATCTCCGACCTACTGCGTGGTGGTTCCAGTGTTGGTCAAGCAACCCTGACCCGCTACTACAGCGCCCACACATTTGTACTACCTTGGTTGATTGCAGTATTTATGCTGTTCCACTTCTTGATGATCCGCAAGCAAGGTATTTCCGGGCCTTTGTAA
- the rpmI gene encoding 50S ribosomal protein L35: MPKLKTRKAAAKRFRATGTGKIVRRKAFKNHLLEHKTTNKKRQFSKMAIVNERDEENVRLMLPYL; this comes from the coding sequence ATGCCTAAACTAAAAACACGCAAAGCCGCAGCCAAAAGATTCCGTGCCACTGGTACTGGTAAAATCGTGCGCCGCAAAGCTTTCAAAAACCACCTTTTAGAACACAAAACCACCAACAAAAAGCGCCAATTCTCCAAGATGGCAATTGTTAACGAGCGCGACGAAGAAAACGTGCGTTTAATGCTGCCTTATTTGTAA
- a CDS encoding MBL fold metallo-hydrolase, producing MCPLPQQPSHITKSPRDVLDGIFAFPPNRDTLGGTSYLIVGNEGNILIDCPALDQTNLDFLRSHGGVKWLFLTHRGAIGRTAEIQQNYGCEVMIQEQEAYLLPGLTVTTFTQEFDLTPTAKAIWTPGHSPGSSCLYYNYQGGVLFSGRHLLPNQQGEPVPLRTAKTFHWPRQIKSLQTILEAFTPETLQYICPGANTGFLRGKRSIDTAYQRLASLDLKALLQTQPLI from the coding sequence ATGTGTCCCTTACCTCAACAGCCTAGTCATATAACTAAGTCACCACGGGATGTCTTGGACGGTATTTTTGCTTTTCCACCAAATCGGGACACATTGGGGGGAACCTCTTATCTCATTGTAGGAAATGAAGGGAATATCCTCATAGATTGTCCCGCCTTAGACCAAACAAATTTAGATTTTTTGCGATCGCATGGTGGCGTAAAATGGCTATTCCTCACCCATCGTGGCGCTATTGGGAGAACAGCAGAAATTCAACAAAATTATGGCTGTGAAGTTATGATTCAAGAACAAGAAGCCTATTTGCTACCAGGCTTAACTGTTACTACCTTCACTCAAGAATTTGACCTCACCCCCACAGCCAAAGCTATCTGGACACCCGGACACTCTCCAGGCTCCTCTTGCTTGTACTATAACTACCAGGGTGGTGTACTATTTTCCGGTCGCCATTTACTTCCCAACCAACAAGGCGAACCCGTTCCGTTACGCACCGCTAAAACTTTTCATTGGCCCCGACAAATTAAGAGCTTACAAACAATCTTAGAAGCCTTTACCCCAGAAACCCTGCAATACATCTGTCCCGGTGCTAACACTGGTTTCCTCAGAGGTAAACGCTCCATAGACACAGCCTACCAACGCCTAGCCTCTTTGGATTTAAAAGCTTTACTCCAAACACAACCGCTAATTTAA
- a CDS encoding transporter substrate-binding domain-containing protein, whose amino-acid sequence MNNGCNRWQIISRLHLILSAIIICWMISATGLAASAAELPEIQRRGYITVAVKDNLPLLGFKDAQGNLQGLEIDLAKRLAADLLGKADAVKLQPVNNRDRLPVVFNHQVDLAIARVTATESRSRLVSFSVPYYMDGTYLITKDVSVQQINDLATRKIAVLNNSSTIAEVRYYIPSAELVGVNSYQEAQAAIENNSVAAFAADGSLLSGWVRDNPQYRLLPTKLSTAPLSVVMPKGLQYDELRREVNEAIASYIAQGWLKERISHWSIVNSQ is encoded by the coding sequence ATGAATAACGGATGTAACAGATGGCAAATAATTAGTCGGTTACATCTGATATTATCCGCCATCATTATTTGCTGGATGATTTCGGCTACAGGACTCGCTGCATCTGCCGCCGAACTGCCAGAAATTCAGCGCCGAGGCTACATAACTGTAGCCGTGAAGGATAATTTGCCTTTGTTGGGTTTTAAAGACGCTCAGGGCAATTTACAAGGCTTAGAAATTGATTTAGCAAAGCGTTTAGCGGCTGATTTGTTAGGTAAAGCCGACGCTGTAAAATTGCAACCCGTAAATAATCGCGATCGCCTACCTGTAGTATTTAATCATCAAGTTGATTTAGCGATCGCCAGAGTCACCGCCACAGAATCACGCTCACGCTTGGTAAGTTTCAGTGTTCCTTACTACATGGATGGCACTTATTTAATTACCAAAGATGTGTCTGTACAGCAAATAAATGATTTAGCCACGCGCAAAATTGCTGTCCTGAATAATTCCAGCACCATCGCCGAAGTCCGTTACTACATCCCCAGCGCCGAGTTAGTGGGAGTGAATTCTTACCAAGAAGCGCAAGCAGCAATAGAAAATAATAGCGTCGCCGCTTTCGCCGCCGATGGTAGCCTCTTGAGTGGTTGGGTGCGAGACAATCCTCAATATCGCCTATTACCCACAAAACTATCCACAGCACCCTTATCTGTAGTCATGCCCAAAGGATTGCAGTACGATGAATTGAGAAGAGAAGTTAACGAAGCGATCGCCAGTTACATCGCTCAAGGTTGGTTAAAAGAACGGATTAGTCATTGGTCAATAGTCAATAGTCAATAG
- a CDS encoding site-2 protease family protein: MTFWFLLLLGIATYLMVQRSVANITKTPIWLLWLVLMTPALVLTGWTLVYGVKQPPPPALIFWPSIICLLLYWLLFQWGRQLPRDTQTAPQTTESQSANHPTAEPVPVRPIEPTEETQLRNCFPWSIYYVQNIEYRPQAVICRGQLRTTPTQAYQQIRANIEAQFGDRFLLIFQEGFNGKPFFVLVPNSQAAKANARQSEPLTRPGLALLLLVATLVTTTLVGVKIAGIDPTRLQSDPKLLLQGLPYALALMTILGIHEMGHYFTARFYKIRSTLPYFIPIPFFLGTFGAFIQMRSPIPNRKALFDVGIAGPLAGFIATLPLVIWGLAHSDLVPLTENTSLLNPDALNPKYSILVALLAKLALGSALTAKLAIDLHPVAVAGFLGLIVTALNLMPVGQLDGGHIVHAMFGQRTAMFIGQIARLLLLLLSLVQSEFFVWAIILLFIPLVDEPALNDVTELDTKRDILGLLAMALLVIIVLPMPEAIANLLQI, from the coding sequence ATGACATTCTGGTTTCTCCTCCTATTGGGAATAGCTACTTATCTGATGGTGCAGCGCAGTGTTGCTAACATCACCAAAACACCCATCTGGCTGTTATGGCTGGTGTTGATGACACCTGCGTTGGTTTTAACTGGATGGACACTAGTTTATGGGGTAAAACAACCGCCACCGCCAGCACTGATATTTTGGCCGTCAATTATCTGCCTTTTGTTATACTGGCTTTTGTTTCAGTGGGGACGGCAATTGCCGAGGGATACACAAACTGCACCCCAAACCACAGAATCACAATCGGCTAATCATCCTACCGCAGAACCAGTGCCTGTACGTCCCATTGAACCCACGGAAGAAACCCAGCTGCGAAACTGTTTTCCCTGGTCTATTTACTACGTCCAAAACATTGAGTATAGACCCCAGGCGGTGATTTGCCGAGGGCAGTTGCGAACTACACCAACTCAAGCTTACCAGCAGATTAGAGCTAACATTGAAGCTCAATTTGGCGATCGCTTCTTGCTCATCTTTCAAGAAGGATTTAATGGTAAGCCGTTCTTTGTATTGGTTCCCAACAGCCAAGCTGCTAAAGCTAATGCTAGACAATCCGAGCCATTAACACGCCCAGGATTGGCTTTATTACTGTTAGTGGCTACTTTGGTAACTACCACTCTGGTAGGTGTAAAAATCGCCGGGATTGACCCTACAAGGCTGCAATCTGACCCGAAATTACTTTTACAGGGATTACCCTATGCTTTAGCTTTAATGACTATCTTGGGTATCCATGAGATGGGTCATTACTTCACCGCTAGATTCTATAAAATTCGCTCGACCCTGCCCTACTTTATCCCCATACCTTTTTTCTTGGGAACTTTTGGTGCATTTATTCAAATGCGGAGTCCAATTCCCAACCGTAAGGCTTTATTTGATGTTGGTATTGCTGGACCTCTAGCTGGGTTTATCGCTACATTACCGCTAGTTATTTGGGGTTTGGCTCATTCAGATTTGGTTCCCCTGACTGAAAATACTAGTTTGTTAAACCCTGATGCACTGAATCCTAAATATTCAATCCTTGTGGCGTTACTGGCTAAATTAGCTTTAGGAAGCGCCTTAACAGCAAAATTAGCGATTGATTTACATCCAGTCGCAGTAGCTGGTTTTTTGGGATTAATTGTCACAGCATTAAATCTTATGCCCGTGGGGCAATTAGATGGTGGTCATATTGTCCATGCGATGTTTGGGCAAAGAACTGCTATGTTTATTGGTCAAATTGCCCGTCTGTTGCTGTTGTTACTGTCTTTAGTTCAATCTGAATTTTTCGTATGGGCAATTATCTTATTGTTTATTCCCTTAGTCGATGAACCAGCTTTAAATGATGTGACTGAATTGGACACCAAACGCGATATTTTAGGTTTGTTGGCAATGGCTTTACTGGTGATCATTGTGCTACCCATGCCAGAGGCGATCGCTAATTTATTGCAAATCTAA
- a CDS encoding GDP-mannose 4,6-dehydratase, which produces MTKTALVTGITGQDGYYLSHLLLNQGYRVVGLVSPHRQPNLAKLGDLATKVEIYNVDLRDPVALLNAVEQLRPQEIYNLAAPSFVPDSWKDPLGTLDLITGTATRLLDAVRQVGLSTRFYQASSSEMFGDVLSSPQDEETSFRPKNPYAAAKLHAHWTMVHHRQRYGLFACSGILYNHESPLRPPQFVTRKVSLAAASIKLGLAQTLEMGNLDAKRDWGFAGDYVKAMWLMLQAEEPEEYVIGTGKLHSVKELVSIAFDSVGLNWQNHVVINTDLLRQDEHFQLVANPIKAKRNLGWETEVSFEGLLEKMVQTDVERLQSGNIAQAPEGKLLVD; this is translated from the coding sequence ATGACTAAAACAGCCCTAGTTACAGGTATTACTGGTCAAGATGGCTACTATCTCAGTCATTTGCTCCTCAATCAAGGTTATCGAGTAGTGGGATTAGTTTCACCACATCGCCAACCGAATTTGGCAAAGTTAGGGGATTTGGCAACCAAGGTAGAAATATATAATGTTGATTTGAGAGACCCTGTAGCATTGTTAAATGCGGTCGAGCAATTGCGTCCCCAAGAAATTTATAATTTAGCTGCACCTAGTTTTGTGCCTGATTCGTGGAAAGACCCACTAGGAACTTTAGATTTAATTACTGGGACTGCTACCAGACTGTTAGATGCAGTGCGACAAGTTGGTTTATCTACAAGATTCTATCAAGCTAGTAGTTCCGAAATGTTTGGGGATGTTTTGTCTTCTCCTCAAGATGAAGAAACTAGCTTTCGCCCCAAAAATCCCTACGCAGCGGCAAAGCTACACGCCCACTGGACAATGGTGCATCACCGACAGCGCTATGGTCTGTTTGCTTGTAGTGGCATTTTATACAACCATGAGTCACCTTTACGCCCGCCTCAATTTGTTACGCGTAAAGTATCTTTGGCTGCTGCATCTATTAAGTTGGGTTTAGCCCAGACTTTAGAAATGGGGAATTTAGATGCTAAACGCGATTGGGGATTTGCTGGCGATTACGTCAAAGCTATGTGGCTGATGTTGCAAGCAGAGGAACCGGAAGAGTACGTAATAGGTACGGGAAAACTGCACAGTGTCAAAGAATTAGTGTCTATCGCTTTTGATTCGGTTGGCTTAAACTGGCAAAATCATGTAGTGATTAATACAGATTTGCTCAGGCAAGATGAACATTTTCAGCTAGTAGCTAACCCTATCAAAGCGAAAAGGAACCTCGGTTGGGAAACGGAAGTTAGCTTTGAGGGACTTTTAGAGAAAATGGTGCAAACGGATGTAGAAAGATTACAAAGCGGTAATATAGCCCAAGCACCAGAAGGAAAATTACTGGTAGATTAG
- a CDS encoding tetratricopeptide repeat protein: MDNSLAVVYLSVLVGILGFAVVSVFRQLFKTRKRESALSRLRSKLSKDKGTAQEYFELACIYSEKKVYTQAIPLFQKALKAAEEEGEENTAPIYNGLGYTYFAQEQYDLAIRQYKEALKFKPDYVVALNNLGHAYERKKLTAQALQMYEEALKCDPNNATAKRRAESLRRLVTA; the protein is encoded by the coding sequence ATGGATAACAGTCTAGCGGTTGTTTATCTCTCCGTGTTGGTGGGTATACTAGGATTTGCGGTTGTGAGTGTTTTCCGCCAGCTGTTCAAAACTCGTAAGCGTGAAAGTGCTTTATCTCGATTGCGTAGTAAATTGAGTAAAGACAAGGGTACGGCTCAAGAATATTTTGAGTTAGCGTGTATTTATTCAGAGAAAAAAGTGTATACACAGGCTATACCTTTGTTTCAAAAGGCTCTGAAAGCAGCCGAAGAAGAAGGAGAAGAAAATACTGCACCTATTTATAATGGTTTGGGTTACACCTATTTTGCTCAAGAGCAGTATGATTTAGCGATTCGTCAGTATAAGGAAGCGCTAAAATTTAAACCCGATTATGTAGTAGCTTTGAATAATTTGGGTCATGCTTATGAGCGGAAAAAATTGACTGCTCAGGCTTTGCAAATGTATGAAGAAGCACTTAAATGTGACCCCAATAACGCTACTGCTAAACGTCGTGCGGAATCTTTGCGGCGTTTAGTAACTGCTTGA
- the ctpA gene encoding carboxyl-terminal processing protease CtpA, translated as MGFMQKQFFRLGFSLLVALSLAVGVVVQPATALTEEQKLVSEVWRIVNRSYLDETFNHQNWANVRQKALEKPLTDHKAAYGAIQNMLKTLGDPFTRFLDPEQYRSLQVSTSGELTGVGLQIALNPQSGKLEVVSPIAGSPADQAGIKPRDRIVKIEGISTTDLTLDEAATRMRGPIGSLVTLVIERDGEGEKEIRIVRDRIALNPVVAELRSSPEGKSFGYLRLTQFNANASMELAHAISSLEKKGAAAYILDLRNNPGGLLQAGIEIARQWLDSGTIVYTVNRQGIQGSFEAFGPALTDDPLIILVNQGTASASEILAGALQDNGRAQLVGETTFGKGLIQSLFELSDGSGLAVTIAKYETPNHRDINKLGIKPDTVVTQQILTRDEIATETDLQYQAALDLLSKNSVVAGIGNKG; from the coding sequence ATGGGGTTCATGCAAAAACAGTTTTTTCGGCTAGGATTTTCGCTATTGGTGGCTTTGAGTTTGGCTGTAGGAGTAGTAGTTCAACCAGCCACAGCATTGACGGAGGAACAGAAACTAGTTTCGGAAGTGTGGCGAATTGTCAATCGCTCTTATTTGGATGAGACGTTTAACCATCAAAATTGGGCGAATGTGAGACAGAAGGCATTGGAAAAGCCCCTTACAGACCATAAAGCTGCTTATGGGGCGATTCAGAATATGCTCAAGACTTTAGGTGATCCTTTTACGAGATTTTTAGACCCTGAGCAATACCGCAGCTTACAGGTTAGTACTTCTGGAGAACTGACCGGAGTGGGTTTACAAATCGCCTTAAATCCACAGAGTGGAAAGTTGGAGGTGGTTTCTCCGATTGCGGGTTCGCCAGCAGATCAAGCGGGTATTAAACCGCGCGATCGCATTGTGAAAATTGAAGGCATTTCCACGACAGATTTGACTCTTGACGAAGCAGCCACCAGGATGCGCGGCCCCATAGGTAGTTTAGTCACCCTTGTAATTGAACGTGACGGAGAAGGGGAAAAAGAAATCAGAATAGTGCGCGATCGCATTGCTCTTAATCCTGTTGTGGCAGAATTACGCTCATCCCCCGAAGGTAAGTCTTTCGGTTATCTTCGCCTCACTCAATTCAATGCCAATGCCTCAATGGAATTAGCACACGCTATCTCTAGTCTAGAGAAAAAAGGTGCTGCTGCCTACATTTTGGATTTGCGAAATAATCCAGGCGGTTTACTGCAAGCCGGCATTGAGATTGCCCGTCAGTGGTTAGATTCCGGCACAATTGTCTACACTGTCAATCGCCAAGGTATTCAGGGTAGCTTTGAAGCCTTTGGCCCTGCCTTGACAGATGATCCATTAATAATTTTAGTTAACCAAGGAACCGCCAGTGCTAGCGAAATTCTCGCCGGCGCACTCCAAGATAACGGTCGCGCTCAGTTGGTGGGTGAAACTACCTTTGGCAAGGGTTTAATCCAGTCTTTATTTGAATTATCCGATGGTTCTGGCTTGGCGGTGACAATTGCTAAGTATGAAACTCCTAATCACAGAGATATTAACAAGTTAGGCATTAAACCGGATACAGTTGTTACCCAGCAAATACTCACCCGCGATGAAATTGCCACAGAAACAGATTTGCAATATCAAGCAGCGTTGGATCTGTTGAGTAAAAATTCTGTAGTAGCCGGGATTGGGAATAAAGGCTAG
- the rplT gene encoding 50S ribosomal protein L20: MTRVKRGNVARKRRNKILKLAKGFRGSHSTLFRTANQQVMKALRSAYRDRKKKKRDFRRLWITRINAAARQHGLSYSQLIGNLKKADIQLNRKMLAQLAVLDPASFGKVAELAIQAKG, translated from the coding sequence ATGACTCGCGTAAAACGCGGTAACGTTGCTCGTAAACGCCGCAATAAAATTCTCAAACTAGCTAAAGGTTTCCGTGGTTCTCACTCGACTTTGTTTAGAACCGCCAATCAACAGGTAATGAAGGCACTCCGCAGTGCTTACCGCGATCGCAAAAAGAAAAAGCGCGACTTCCGCCGCCTGTGGATTACCCGCATTAACGCTGCTGCCAGACAACATGGATTAAGCTACAGTCAGCTAATCGGTAACTTGAAAAAAGCTGACATTCAACTTAATCGGAAAATGTTGGCACAATTGGCAGTCCTCGATCCTGCTAGCTTCGGCAAAGTGGCAGAGTTGGCAATTCAAGCTAAAGGTTAA
- a CDS encoding ATP-binding protein yields the protein MLGIMQHDHLTIKSELKLLNQVQQWFEDFSLKYLSQLGWTEGQLYRLNLALAEGFTNAVRHAHRTLPPETTIEIEVSLWINKIEIRIWDHGNPFDPDAIAEPAPGTLQVGGYGWFLLRRLADRVVYERSEDGRNCLVIVKYAKEGQY from the coding sequence ATGCTTGGCATAATGCAGCACGACCATTTAACAATTAAGAGCGAACTGAAGCTCCTTAACCAAGTACAACAATGGTTTGAGGACTTTTCCCTAAAATATCTGTCTCAACTCGGCTGGACAGAAGGTCAACTTTATCGCCTCAACTTAGCACTAGCGGAGGGTTTTACAAATGCAGTTCGTCATGCACATCGTACTTTACCGCCAGAAACGACCATAGAAATTGAGGTCAGTCTATGGATTAACAAAATAGAAATTAGAATTTGGGATCATGGCAATCCGTTTGATCCTGATGCGATCGCTGAACCAGCACCAGGTACTCTACAAGTGGGAGGCTATGGCTGGTTTCTCCTCCGGCGCTTGGCTGACCGTGTGGTCTACGAACGTAGCGAGGATGGTAGAAATTGTTTGGTCATAGTTAAGTATGCCAAGGAAGGGCAATATTAG
- a CDS encoding glycosyltransferase family 4 protein: protein MPIDTVGEQISLGKTSNEQANHIFLFLEVFKQEGGIQSYVKDIFRAYSGLSQGYQAEVLLLRDSPECSNPFTSNNLKFHYFQNPSPQIGRIKMAGVLLKFLLQRRPQMVFCGHIKLAVLVQTLCQPLGIPYTILTYGKEFWEPLKNQERRALAAAKEIWTISRYSRDRACAVNGIDPHKVKMLPCAIDGNKFTPGAKQPELIDKYGLTDAKVLMTVARLWSGDIYKGVDVTIRALPKIIQSFPEVKYLVIGRGDDQPRLAQLAQDLGVSDRVIFAGFVPTEQLMAHYRLADAYIMPSQEGFGIVYLEAMACGVPVLSGDDDGSADPLQDGKLGWRVPHRNPEAVAAACLEILQGDDQRCDGEWLREQAIALFGMDALQKQLLSLVHTQN, encoded by the coding sequence ATGCCAATTGATACAGTGGGAGAACAAATAAGTTTAGGCAAAACTTCCAATGAACAAGCCAACCATATCTTCTTGTTCTTAGAGGTTTTTAAACAGGAAGGGGGAATTCAATCTTATGTCAAGGATATTTTTCGGGCATATTCAGGACTGAGTCAAGGTTATCAAGCAGAAGTATTGCTATTAAGGGATAGCCCTGAATGCTCAAACCCTTTTACATCTAATAATTTAAAATTTCATTACTTCCAAAATCCATCACCCCAAATAGGCAGAATCAAAATGGCTGGGGTGCTACTAAAATTTTTATTGCAGAGAAGACCACAGATGGTCTTTTGTGGACATATTAAGCTAGCAGTTTTAGTACAGACACTTTGCCAACCGTTAGGTATTCCCTACACTATCCTCACCTATGGCAAAGAATTTTGGGAACCGTTAAAAAATCAAGAACGCCGTGCTTTAGCAGCTGCCAAGGAAATTTGGACGATTAGTCGTTATAGCCGCGATCGCGCCTGTGCTGTTAATGGTATAGATCCTCATAAGGTGAAAATGTTGCCTTGTGCCATAGATGGTAATAAATTTACTCCCGGAGCAAAACAGCCAGAATTAATCGATAAATATGGCTTAACCGATGCCAAAGTATTAATGACCGTAGCACGATTGTGGTCAGGGGATATATACAAAGGCGTGGATGTCACAATCAGGGCATTGCCAAAAATTATCCAGTCCTTCCCAGAAGTAAAATATTTAGTGATTGGTCGTGGTGATGACCAACCGCGATTGGCACAATTAGCCCAAGATTTAGGTGTAAGCGATCGCGTGATTTTTGCAGGTTTTGTCCCTACTGAACAATTAATGGCACATTACCGCCTAGCCGATGCCTATATTATGCCTTCACAAGAAGGTTTTGGGATTGTTTATCTAGAAGCAATGGCTTGTGGTGTCCCGGTGCTGTCCGGTGATGATGACGGTTCTGCTGACCCCTTGCAGGATGGTAAACTAGGTTGGCGAGTTCCTCACCGCAACCCGGAAGCCGTAGCCGCAGCTTGTTTAGAAATTCTTCAAGGAGATGATCAACGTTGTGATGGAGAGTGGTTGCGCGAACAGGCGATCGCACTTTTCGGAATGGATGCTTTACAAAAGCAGCTTTTGTCTTTAGTCCACACTCAGAACTAA
- the petD gene encoding cytochrome b6-f complex subunit IV, translating into MATQKKPDLSDPTLRAKLAKGMGHNYYGEPAWPNDLLYVFPIVIMGSFACIVALAVLDPAMTGEPANPFATPLEILPEWYLYPVFQILRSLPNKLLGVLAMASVPLGLILVPFIENVNKFQNPFRRPVATTVFLFGTLVTLWLGIGAALPLDKSLTLGLF; encoded by the coding sequence ATGGCTACACAAAAAAAACCCGATCTGAGCGATCCTACGTTAAGAGCTAAACTCGCCAAAGGCATGGGTCACAACTACTATGGTGAACCAGCTTGGCCCAACGACTTGCTGTATGTATTCCCAATTGTAATCATGGGTTCATTCGCTTGTATCGTGGCTCTAGCCGTACTAGACCCCGCTATGACAGGCGAACCAGCAAATCCTTTCGCTACACCACTGGAAATTTTACCAGAGTGGTATTTGTACCCAGTATTCCAAATTTTGCGATCGCTTCCTAACAAATTGTTGGGAGTATTAGCAATGGCTTCTGTACCTTTGGGACTAATCCTCGTTCCCTTCATTGAGAACGTCAACAAGTTCCAAAACCCCTTCCGTCGTCCAGTTGCAACCACAGTGTTCTTGTTTGGAACCTTGGTAACTCTGTGGTTGGGTATTGGTGCTGCCTTACCATTGGACAAATCTTTGACCTTAGGATTGTTCTAA